In Carassius carassius chromosome 7, fCarCar2.1, whole genome shotgun sequence, one genomic interval encodes:
- the LOC132143806 gene encoding GTPase IMAP family member 7-like, with the protein MCPSFKAVQDNSPGPSTTTSTFWDAFFSPELLILCIIVPAIALGIQISKQQKQDLDDVGDPLRILLVGKTGVGKSATGNTILGQKFFKSEISSSSVTGQCEKFHSIINGRKVSVIDSPGLFDTSLTVDEVVNRIKLCIPLSAPGPHVFLVVIQLGRFTDEEAQAVRIIQAVFGEESSNYTMTLFTHGDRLEGKNIHTFVRDNSELLSFIKTCSGRYHVFNNKEHNPEQVNQLLDQIDKMVTGNGGQYYTSEMLERVERAIEKEKQRLLKENEEQRQREIEALRTQLEDEAYEKALKKLNNKYEEEARIQAETGLPYLIHLVSSLIKSLSKFLW; encoded by the exons ATGTGCCCTTCATTTAAAG CTGTGCAGGACAATTCTCCTGGACCATCAACAACGACCTCAACGTTTTGGGATGCATTTTTCTCCCCAGAACTACTGATACTTTGTATAATTGTCCCTGCTATTGCATTAGGGATTCAG ATCTCCAAGCAACAAAAACAAGATTTGGATGATGTAG GCGATCCACTCCGGATTCTTTTGGTTGGAAAAACAGGGGTGGGGAAAAGTGCAACAGGCAACACTATCCTGGGACAGAAGTTTTTCAAATCAGAGATATCATCCTCCTCTGTGACTGGACAGTGTGAAAAGTTTCATTCAATAATAAATGGCAGAAAAGTATCTGTCATTGACTCTCCAGGTCTGTTTGACACCAGCCTAACTGTAGATGAAGTGGTCAACAGAATTAAACTCTGTATCCCTCTTTCTGCTCCTGGTCCACATGTCTTCTTAGTTGTGATTCAGCTCGGCAGATTCACTGATGAAGAAGCACAAGCTGTTAGAATCATTCAAGCCGTTTTTGGTGAGGAATCCTCCAATTACACCATGACATTGTTCACTCATGGAGATCGACTGGAGGGCAAAAACATTCACACATTTGTGCGGGACAACTCAGAACTGCTCAGTTTCATCAAAACATGCAGTGGACGATACCATGTGTTCAACAATAAAGAACACAACCCTGAACAGGTCAATCAGTTGCTCGACCAGATTGATAAAATGGTCACTGGGAATGGTGGGCAATACTACACCAGTGAGATGCTTGAAAGGGTAGAGAGAGCGATTGAGAAAGAGAAACAACGTCTCCTGAAGGAGAATGAggagcagagacagagagagatagaagcTCTGAGGACTCAACTTGAAGATGAGGCCTatgaaaaagcattaaaaaagttaaacaatAAATATGAAGAGGAGGCAAGAATCCAAGCAGAGACTGGCCTTCCATACTTGATCCACTTGGTCAGTtctttaattaaatcattaagCAAATTCTTATGGTGA